The DNA sequence GGTTTCGGTATCAACGGATGCGGTGGCTTCGTCCAGGATCAGGATGGCCGGGTCGTATACCAGGGCACGGATAAAGGACAGCAGCTGCGCCTGCCCCGCAGACAGGGTGGCGCCTCTTTCCATCACGTTGTAATCAAAACCGCCGGGCAGCTTCCTGATAAAATTGTCCGCTCCTACCTCCCTTGCGGCCTGCGCCATCCTTTCCAGGCTAATCTCCGGGTTCCGGATGCTGATATTATTGCTGACTGTATCAGAGAACAGGAATACGTCCTGCAGTACCGTCGCGATGGAAGAACGCAGCGATTCCAGTTTGTATTCCCGTATATTCTTTCCGTCTATTTCAATCGTTCCTTTGTTGATCTCGTAAAAACGGTTCAAAAGATTGATAACCGAAGATTTTCCCGCTCCCGTTGCCCCTACCAGCGCAAGGGTTTCGCCAGGCTTCACCGAAAAGGAAATATCTTTCAGCACGTATTGTTCATCTGTATAGGCAAACCATACCTTATCAAAACGGATAGCCCCCTCTACGCGCGAAGGAGCATGCTGCCCGGTATCCGGCGTCTGTTCTTTGGTATCCAGCACCTTAAAGATGCGCTCGGCGCTCACCATTCCCATTTGCAGGGTATTGAAACGGTCGGCAAGTTCGCGGATAGGGCGGAATAACATGCTGATGTACAGCAGAAAAGATACCAGCACACCGGGAGAAGTAACCCCTTGCAGGACTCCTTTTGCCCCATACCATACCAGGAGCCCCAGGGAAATCGCCGAAACAATTTCCACTACCGGGAAAAAGATGGAATAATACAGGTTAGAACGAATATGCGCGTCCCGGTGCCTCCCGTTGATGGTCTTGAATTTCGCCATTTCCTGCTTTTCGCGGGCAAAAAGCTGCACCACACTCATCCCGGTAATATGTTCCTGCAGGAAGGCATTCAGCCGAGCTACTTCCGTTCGCACCTGCTGGAAAGAGGCTTTAATGGCTTCCTTGAAAATATAAGTGGCCAGCATAAGCAGCGGAATGGGCGCCAGGACCACCAGCGTTAATTCCCAGTCGGTATAAAACATCACCAGCATGATGGTAATGATTTGCAGGATATCGCCGATAATGATGATAAGGCCCTGGGAAAATACATCTCCTATCGTTTCAAGGTCGGAGACATTGCGGGTGATCAATGTGCCTATAGGTGTTTTGTCAAAATATTTAAGACGAAGCGAAGTAATGTGATTAAAGGTATCGGTACGCATGTCCCGCACCACGGACTGACCCAGCACGTTCGTATAAAAGGTGTGGGTGTATTTCACAAAAACTTCCAGGAGCAGCGCTACGAACATCAGCAATATCATCAGTTCCAGGCCGCGAAGGTCATTAACTGAAATATATTTATCAACTGTATATTCGATCATCCAGGGACGAAGCGGCGCCAGCACAGCCAGCGTAATGGTCAGCACAATAGACCAGAAAAAAATTTTCCGGTAAGGCCGCGCGTACCGCAGTACCCTTTTTATCAAACTCAGATCAAGTGCGTTTCC is a window from the Anseongella ginsenosidimutans genome containing:
- a CDS encoding ABC transporter ATP-binding protein — encoded protein: MAITGNALDLSLIKRVLRYARPYRKIFFWSIVLTITLAVLAPLRPWMIEYTVDKYISVNDLRGLELMILLMFVALLLEVFVKYTHTFYTNVLGQSVVRDMRTDTFNHITSLRLKYFDKTPIGTLITRNVSDLETIGDVFSQGLIIIIGDILQIITIMLVMFYTDWELTLVVLAPIPLLMLATYIFKEAIKASFQQVRTEVARLNAFLQEHITGMSVVQLFAREKQEMAKFKTINGRHRDAHIRSNLYYSIFFPVVEIVSAISLGLLVWYGAKGVLQGVTSPGVLVSFLLYISMLFRPIRELADRFNTLQMGMVSAERIFKVLDTKEQTPDTGQHAPSRVEGAIRFDKVWFAYTDEQYVLKDISFSVKPGETLALVGATGAGKSSVINLLNRFYEINKGTIEIDGKNIREYKLESLRSSIATVLQDVFLFSDTVSNNISIRNPEISLERMAQAAREVGADNFIRKLPGGFDYNVMERGATLSAGQAQLLSFIRALVYDPAILILDEATASVDTETEELIQNAILRLMEGRTSIVIAHRLSTIQHADKIIVLDRGEIIEQGTHQELLKLNGSYKRLYDLQFNSSGVGSPAGSLRVPSGKQ